One segment of Anopheles stephensi strain Indian chromosome 3, UCI_ANSTEP_V1.0, whole genome shotgun sequence DNA contains the following:
- the LOC118509723 gene encoding uncharacterized protein LOC118509723 codes for MDATRNEAVAGPSTVKTWKRNHNGQRLSRKTVSDTDRQRIVNAFLNGFTPRTISEMLSVKLSTVYGILKQYQQTGKVAALKRGGNHKKILSDEAAASIREWLEEDRNLSLGTLTDRLWEQYHVRVCRSTVGREIKRLKIPRRLQFNREAARRKFHAVSQNESVSTAVNECPASIKEEEFSSSDIDDIELGETILTSEDNGTSYFEAHPMETDPLESNPESTNTIAKQLSGDTFGRQGNNDESEACTYTLQMLDEPNITKTVTVALPGQNLPMDKLKGHTDGSGTHTLTVNGNSMDGPTQERAADAPKTCTHCICFYELVNEQKKMFELILNFQQKVVNDIQEVKQTVVQKLKDLDVVVKKQ; via the exons ATGGACGCTACCCGGAACGAAGCCGTGGCCGGTCCTTCCACAGTTAAGACTTGGAAAAGAAACCACAACGGACAGCGCCTTTCACGGAAAACGGTCAGCGATACAGATCGGCAGCGTATCGTGAACGCATTTTTGAATGGTTTTACGCCAAGAACCATTAGCGAAATGCTCAGCGTCAAACTGTCCACCGTGTACGGCATCCTGAAACAGTATCAGCAAACGGGAAAGGTTGCCGCCCTGAAACGGGGTGGTAACCATAAGAAAATACTTTCCGACGAAGCTGCGGCTAGCATTCGCGAGTGGCTGGAGGAAGACCGTAACCTGTCCCTAGGCACGCTTACCGACCGACTGTGGGAACAGTACCACGTACGCGTATGTCGGTCAACTGTTGGACGTGAGATAAAACGGTTGAAAATACCGCGGCGCCTGCAGTTTAATCGCGAAGCAGCGAGAAGAAAGTTTCATGCAGTATCGCAGAACGAAAGCGTCTCTACTGCAGTGAACGAATGTCCAGCGTCCATAAAGGAGGAAGAATTCAGCTCCAGCGACATAGATGATATCGAACTCGGAGAAACGATATTAACTT cTGAGGATAACGGAACCAGCTATTTTGAAGCCCATCCGATGGAGACA GATCCACTGGAAAGCAATCCTGAGAGCACCAATACCATCGCAAAGCAACTATCAGGCGATACATTTGGGCGGCAAGGGAATAATGACGAAAGCGAAGCCTGTACCTATACTTTACAAATGCTGGATGAACCAAACATTACCAAAACCGTAACGGTTGCTCTGCCTGGCCAGAATCTGCCAATGGACAAACTTAAAGGACACACTGATGGAAGCGGTACGCATACGTTAACGGTGAACGGCAACTCTATGGACGGTCCAACTCAGGAGCGTGCAGCTGATGCACCAAAAACGTGCACCCACTGCATTTGTTTTTATGAGCTTGTGAACGAGCAGAAAAAGATGTTTGAGCTCATTTTAAACTTCCAACAAAAAGTGGTTAACGACATCCAGGAGGTAAAGCAAACGGTAGTACAAAAACTGAAAGATTTGGATGTTGTAGTTAAAAAACAATGA